From Solwaraspora sp. WMMD1047, the proteins below share one genomic window:
- a CDS encoding DUF6186 family protein, which produces MSATRALAIGGFLTALVLFAVVEWAARREGSRIPTLGEVCAYVMQYEVGSVPVGRIGLFGFWWWVGWHFFAR; this is translated from the coding sequence ATGAGCGCGACCCGGGCGTTGGCGATCGGCGGCTTCCTCACCGCGCTGGTCCTGTTCGCCGTGGTGGAGTGGGCGGCCCGCCGGGAGGGGTCCCGGATTCCCACCCTCGGCGAGGTCTGTGCCTACGTGATGCAGTACGAGGTGGGGTCGGTGCCGGTGGGCCGGATCGGGTTGTTCGGCTTCTGGTGGTGGGTGGGCTGGCACTTCTTCGCCCGGTGA